The following are encoded in a window of Sebastes umbrosus isolate fSebUmb1 chromosome 7, fSebUmb1.pri, whole genome shotgun sequence genomic DNA:
- the LOC119491571 gene encoding extracellular calcium-sensing receptor-like, translating into MHKAGDVVLGGLFQIHFFSVFPDLSFTSEPQQPTCHSFDVLGFRQAQTMAFAIDEINRNSNLLPNVTLGYSLNDNCINLGIGFRAALSLASGQEEHFILDKTCVGTPPVLGIVGDSSSTRCIAISTVLGLYRLPMVSYFATCSCLSDRQKFPSFFRTIPSDAFQVRAMIQILRRFGWTWAGLLVSDDDYGLHAARSFQSDLAQSGGGCLAYLEVLPWDKDAAELRRIVDLMRKSTARVVIVFALQNHMINLMEEVVRQNVTGLQWMASESWTAATVLQTPHLIPYLGGTLGIAIRRGEIPGLRDFLLRIRPDIQHNNRYGYNMVNQFWEYTFHCRFAPPPAGWVEAGGELCTGQEDLESVKTEFLDISNLRSEYNVYKAVYALAYALDDMLRCVPGRGPFSGHSCASLQRLELWQLVYYLEKVNFITPFGDQVSFDENGDALPIYDVMNWLWLPEGRTKVENVGEVKESAKGEKLTLDEKKIFWNFDSKQPPRSVCSESCPPGTRIARKKGQPECCFDCIPCSEGKISNETDSMDCNSCPEDFWSSPKRDHCVPKKTEFLSYQEPLGICLTVITLLGTFICAVVLGIFIYHRSTPIVRANNSELSFQLLISLKLCFLCSLLFIGHPRLWTCQLRHAAFGISFVLCVSCILVKTMVVLAVFKASKPGGGASLKWFGAVQQRGTVMVLTSIQAAICTAWLVSASPAPHKNTQYHNDKIVYECIIGSTVGFAVLMGYIGLLAILSFLLAFMARNLPDNFNEAKFITFSMLIFCAVWVAFVPAYISSPGKYADAVEVFAILASSFGLLVALFGPKCYIILLRPERNTKKAIMGRGIES; encoded by the exons ATGCACAAGGCTGGAGATGTGGTTCTGGGAGGGCTGTTTCAGATCcacttcttttctgtctttcctgaCCTGTCTTTTACCTCAGAGCCACAACAGCCAACCTGCCACAG TTTTGATGTACTAGGATTCAGGCAGGCCCAGACCATGGCCTTTGCTATTGATGAGATCAACAGAAACTCCAACCTGCTACCTAATGTGACTCTGGGATACAGTCTTAATGACAACTGCATCAACCTAGGAATTGGATTTCGCGCAGCATTGTCATTAGCCAGTGGTCAAGAGGAGCACTTTATATTGGACAAGACCTGTGTAGGAACCCCTCCAGTCCTTGGGATTGTGGGTGATTCTTCCTCTACACGCTGTATCGCCATCTCCACTGTTTTAGGTTTGTACAGATTACCTATG GTGAGTTATTTTGCCACATGTTCATGCCTGAGTGACCGGCAAAAGTTTCCATCCTTCTTTAGGACGATCCCAAGTGATGCTTTCCAG GTGCGTGCTATGATTCAGATTCTCAGGCGCTTTGGCTGGACTTGGGCTGGTCTGCTGGTCAGTGATGATGATTATGGACTCCACGCTGCACGATCTTTCCAATCTGATCTGGCTCAGTCTGGTGGAGGGTGTCTGGCCTATTTAGAAGTTTTGCCCTGGGACAAAGACGCAGCTGAACTAAGGAGAATTGTGGATTTGATGAGGAAATCTACAGCTCGTGTGGTCATTGTCTTTGCACTTCAGAATCACATGATTAACCTTATGGAGGAG GTGGTGAGGCAGAATGTGACAGGCCTGCAGTGGATGGCCAGTGAATCCTGGACTGCAGCTACTGTGCTCCAGACCCCCCACCTCATACCATACCTGGGTGGCACACTGGGCATTGCCATCCGTCGAGGAGAAATACCAGGACTCAGGGACTTCCTGTTAAGAATACGTCCTGACATACAACACAACAACCGCTATGGATATAACATG GTAAATCAGTTTTGGGAATACACATTTCACTGTAGATTTGCACCACCTCCAGCAGGTTGGGTGGAGGCTGGGGGAGAACTATGCACTGGACAGGAAGATCTAGAGAGTGTAAAAACTGAGTTCTTGGACATTTCAAACCTCAGGTCAGAGTATAACGTGTACAAGGCTGTGTATGCTCTGGCGTATGCTCTTGATGACATGCTGCGCTGTGTGCCGGGGAGAGGGCCTTTCAGTGGACACAGCTGTGCCAGTTTGCAAAGACTGGAGCTATGGCAG CTTGTGTATTACTTGGAAAAGGTCAACTTCATCACACCATTTGGTGATCAAGTGTCATTTGATGAGAATGGTGATGCCTTACCAATATATGATGTCATGAACTGGCTGTGGCTCCCTGAAGGAAGAACAAAAGTGGAGAATGTGGGCGAGGTCAAAGAGTCAGCCAAAGGTGAAAAACTCACacttgatgaaaaaaaaatcttctggaACTTTGACTCCAAACAG CCACCCCGGTCAGTGTGCAGTGAGAGCTGTCCTCCAGGTACCCGCATAGCCAGAAAGAAGGGGCAACCTGAGTGCTGTTTTGACTGTATCCCTTGTTCTGAGGGAAAGATCAGCAATGAGACTG ACTCCATGGATTGCAACAGTTGTCCAGAGGACTTCTGGTCCAGCCCCAAGCGTGACCACTGTGTTCCTAAGAAAACAGAGTTCCTCTCCTATCAAGAGCCTCTAGGTATCTGCCTGACAGTCATCACATTGTTGGGCACATTCATCTGTGCTGTTGTCCTGGGCATCTTCATCTATCATCGCAGTACCCCTATAGTACGCGCCAACAATTCAGAACTGAGTTTCCAGCTATtgatatcacttaaattatgttTCCTCTGCTCACTGTTGTTCATCGGCCATCCCAGGCTGTGGACATGCCAACTGAGACATGCAGCATTTGGGATCAGCTTTGTACTTTGTGTCTCATGCATCCTGGTGAAAACCATGGTGGTTCTGGCTGTGTTCAAGGCCTCCAAACCAGGAGGAGGAGCCAGTCTCAAGTGGTTTGGTGCTGTGCAGCAGAGAGGGACAGTTATGGTTCTTACTTCTATTCAGGCAGCAATCTGCACTGCTTGGCTTGTCTCTGCTTCACCAGCTCctcataaaaacactcaatacCACAATGACAAGATAGTTTATGAGTGTATAATCGGATCCACAGTTGGTTTTGCAGTGTTGATGGGTTACATTGGCTTACTGGCTATCCTCAGCTTCCTACTAGCATTCATGGCAAGGAATCTTCCAGACAACTTCAATGAAGCCAAGTTCATCACTTTCAGCATGCTGATCTTCTGTGCTGTGTGGGTGGCCTTTGTCCCCGCTTATATTAGCTCACCAGGCAAATATGCAGATGCAGTGGAGGTATTTGCCATCCTGGCCTCCAGTTTTGGTCTCTTGGTGGCACTGTTtggaccaaaatgttacataatCCTGCTGAGACCAGAGAGGAACACAAAGAAAGCAATCATGGGTCGGGGCATTGAGTCATAA